From Aspergillus luchuensis IFO 4308 DNA, chromosome 2, nearly complete sequence:
GGAATATGATCGTCTGGTGAGTACAATCTGACAGGTCCAAAATGGCCCCTCGCTGACCGGTGACACTTCGCAGCTCCAAGATTCGCAACATTTTGGTATGCGACCGCCTCTCATATACCTAATATCTATCTCTGCAGCTGACATTATCACTACAGCTAAATTAAGAACCTCACTCCTTAATGGAGGGTTGTCCCAGGAAACTCTTGATGTCAGGAGACGCCCACTGATTGGCGTACATTTACTAACCTACATAGGTCTTGATTTACGGGGCTGCTCAGCAGCCTTCTCACCAAACTAGCCGCGAAAATAGCTCTCAGAGCCCAGCGAAATCGCATGCGGCGTTCGAGAACAAGGCCCCTGGCTGTCATGAACACTTAGACGTGAAAGTTCATGACCCTGAAGATTTCGCcattggtgaagatgaggacgaagacgaagacgctCTCCTGGATTCTCATGACAGCGAAGACAAGGATGACTATGATGAGTCTTCCAGAAGTGCAGGATCGTCTCCGACTCCAAGCGCCCAACGTACCGTGCTAATTCGGAATCTTCCCGACCGTATCGCGCACAGAGACATCGTCGCAGCCATAAAGGGCGGAGCCCTACTGCACATCTATTTACGTGCGCGGGAACACATGGCCAGTGTGTCTTTTGTCGAGGAAGCGGCCGCTCGTGAATTCTTCCGGACTGCGAAGACCTACGGTCTCATTGTTGCTGGGAAGCGCGTAAGTGCCCAATCCGGCAAACGGTAGCACCGCTAATAGGTACTATAGGTGGAAGTGGGTTGGAATGACAGACAGTTCTACCTTCCTCCGTATGTCCGGGCCAAAATTGACAATGGAGCATCGCGCAATCTAGTCGTCTACAATGTACAGCCGAACGTCACGGAGTGGGTCATCCGGAAGGATCTGGACCATATCCACAACCTAATCGTGATCTCGGTACAATTCAAGAATGGCAATGCCTACATCTCCACCAATTCAGTGCATAATGCGCTCTTTGCACGCTCCTGCATGATGTCTCGGTTCACGTACAAGGGCATGAAAATTGGGTTCTATCCGGACGAGTGTTTAGGTACCCCGGGGAAGTACCCCAAGAAAGAACCACAAGCACCGGCAAAGAAAACCGGCTCCGTGCCCAATCGTTTTCAACTTCTGTCCCTGGATGgagccgacgatgaggacgaccATCCCAGCCATGACGGACTGGGAAGGATGAACAATGGAATGCGATGGGCTGATAATAGCGTTACCGCCTGAGTtgtctcctctctcctctctttattttctttgtaCTTTCTTTGAAGTGTTGTGCTACCAAATAGTTGAGCAGCACTTTAGGCGAGACTAGTCACCAGATTTAGGGGAATCGGTACTAGTATGGTGGTGCGTTGCGTGAAGGGGATCTGGCTTAATAGAACGAAATGACTGATCAGGCTGGACGGACGAACATGACGGATAGGCAGCGGCGAGTGGGGTGAGAATGAAACAAGATGGCGGGTGATCTACGAGGGGGATGGCCAGACTGATTGCCAGATGCTATCACTTATTATAGCCAGCGTATATCAGTCATCTAAACGGTTCATCCGTTATGAGAATGTGCGTTTGTATGCTAATACAACGCACGGACGTCCAATACAACTTTATAGTGACAGGGCTGAcgacaaaaaaagaaattgggTGATATTTAAGATAGTCCAGGCTTATACTAATAACAGCCTAAGACCGGGGCCAGCATTGCACCATAATTTCCAAACACAGCCACTGTAAACAACCCAAACCATCCTCTTTATTTGATTGAATTGTCTGCAGTGGTGGAATGGGACCACCACACCagatctctctcttcttctctccctcacccCAGTAAGTACAACCGTTAAAACGacaaacagcaacaacaacaccatcccgCATGATATCCCGTTTTCTGCCTCACACAAAGAAAACCCTTCATAACCCGGCCATAATCATAAGAGGGGAAACGTTATAggaaaactttttttttaaaaccGATCCGagccaagcaagcaaaaaCTCGAACCGTAAAAGGTGGGGGAAAGCATAACAGCCGGGAAAGTAAGGATTTTGTCCCCGAATTCCATGGTTTGAATTCCTTTCTTTCGAAAACGGAACGGAACAGGAAACAAAAAGGAATGAGAACAGAAAAACAGGCAGAGGCGGAGCAAGcttgtatgtgtgtatattGTTGATGTAATAATGAAGCCGTTTAACGGTAGGACTTCTGGTAGCGAGCGC
This genomic window contains:
- a CDS encoding RNA-binding protein (COG:A;~EggNog:ENOG410PJT8;~InterPro:IPR035979,IPR012677,IPR039171;~go_function: GO:0003676 - nucleic acid binding [Evidence IEA];~go_function: GO:0003723 - RNA binding [Evidence IEA]) — translated: MSTSSDSRTMASSTSFTGHPNSYMPRRPYAQLPSYRSTPSNAETVTIPRSEYDRLLQDSQHFAKLRTSLLNGGLSQETLDVLIYGAAQQPSHQTSRENSSQSPAKSHAAFENKAPGCHEHLDVKVHDPEDFAIGEDEDEDEDALLDSHDSEDKDDYDESSRSAGSSPTPSAQRTVLIRNLPDRIAHRDIVAAIKGGALLHIYLRAREHMASVSFVEEAAAREFFRTAKTYGLIVAGKRVEVGWNDRQFYLPPYVRAKIDNGASRNLVVYNVQPNVTEWVIRKDLDHIHNLIVISVQFKNGNAYISTNSVHNALFARSCMMSRFTYKGMKIGFYPDECLGTPGKYPKKEPQAPAKKTGSVPNRFQLLSLDGADDEDDHPSHDGLGRMNNGMRWADNSVTA